The nucleotide sequence TTTGCATCACGTGTCAAAGGTGACATACCTTATCCTTAATCATCCTCTACTTTCAACCAGCTTCCACGGAATTCTTCTCCAAATCATGGTTTTACTAAGAAACAATATCAGCACCTCCTGACTCTATTCCAACAAGTTCAAGTCTCTCCTGGTTCTATTTCCAACATTCCTCCTGCTGAGGACTCTGGTTTTGCTCACTTTGCAGGTGCTACGAGAGAAACGACTACAATTTACCCATAGCCTCAAGATGTCATTTTTTGTTGTGCCCTTATTTACTTTTCTTCGTCGAATATATATCAAATCTTTAGATAGAAACTAATATAACAATAGTGATCATTTGcggaaaaaggaagaagaaagaagaaaaagaagaagaagatcagctgAGAAATGTTGGACATTTAGTAATTCATTAAATTGGTTCGGTTTTGATTTTAATAATTTGGTAGTGTGGTAATTCAAATTGGATTCAGTTTtgtatttaaaaatattgaacaaaatcgaatttatatattatataataatttaattagattattatttcaaattttatatatatgcAAGTGCACAGATAGCCATTCTCATATATGTTATTTAGAGATTAACCAATACTTATTTTGtccaaaaatttaaaacaaaaaaatctTAACTTTGAGACAATTCACTATATTTGTGTCCTGAAAATTTgaactgaaaaactgaaattcaagATGCACtgactaatttttaaatagtATCTCTTTAAAGTGGCTATCTAGTGCCATATTATTGGAAAAATGAcattgtctctctctctctctctctctctctctctctctctctctctctctctctctctatatatatatatatatatatatatatatatatatatatatatatatatatatatatatatatttaaaagttaaaaaaagagCTTTATATTATTCCGAAATTATATGGGAAAAAACATAAATAGCCATGCGGCTGTCACCCTTTTCCCTGTTTAGCCATAAACTTTCTTCAACTGAAAATAACCAGTCGGCTAATGCCCCTTCTATCAACTAAAAAAAACAGTTCCTTTTACAAGTTGCCTTATCTTCTGCAAATATCCATTATCATAATCTCATCCTTTATTGCCCAAAAAATATTTCAATCTACACTGGGTAATAATTACTGGAAAAAAAACTCGATCAACAAccaacaaaataagaaaatacagATTTGCAGGAGGAGGAAGGAAGAAGAACAATACCAATTACAACTCTTAAATACCAACATACCATTATCTTCTTCTTTATCTCTGCCACTCCCATTAGCACCAGTGTATAAACTATGTAATCATTGTATGATCAGTGCACACTTCGTATATATTCCAAAATTATGCActgaatatatattaattatacatTATACATATGTTATACAAAGTGTATACATAGGTACATCAGTGTTATACAGTGTTAGTTTCACTGATACAGTATTTATTTTACTGTTATACAATGAATAAGCAATTGCTATACAAAAATTCTTACTCAAAAGCACCATTAGGATGAAAAAAATAAGCACAACAACTCCTCTAAAACAGATCCAGAGCCTCCATCTCTACACAACAACATTTCAAGCAAAATTTGCATCCGCTATAAAAATCCATAAACATTAATACATATCTGTAGCAGTCATTACCCAGAAAAGAGAAATTCCAGATCCATCGCCCGAAAAAATTTCCCAATTGTGACGAAAGGAGGGAAGAAATGGGTGGACACGAGCAAGGAAGAGAGAGACGAAagaggaaataaagaaaagaagaagaagaaaagccaGCAGAATTGTGAAGAAGGGAGAAGAGATGGGTGATGCTGAGAGAGCGGAGAGATGTAGGGAGCGCTTATGTTTTCTGGGGAAAGTGAGAGTAGGGTTAAAAAAAAGGGCAAAGGGTCAAAATTAACCCTCTACTATTGTTTATTGGTTACTTGTGCCACCCGTTATACTTTTCGGCCATTCTCATCCCTACCGTTAATGAAGTTTGAAAAATACCCCTAACTCTAATGTTTTGATACTATGGAAGCTAACCACATGAATTTTATCCAAGTCAGCTACCATGTCAGCTTCCACATCCGTAATCCCACCAAATTAAAATCCCACAACACCCATTTCATACCCGTCTCCCACCATGAATTAGGGCTCAGACGACCCCAATCCTTTTCCTTCATCTTCAATGTCTCAAGGAAGTTGCTCTTCCCAAATTAGGTGTCGTTGTGACATCTTTGCAAATAACTTCACTTCAACGACTCCATTAAACCCTCGAAGACGATTTTTTAAATGTCTGAAGCCTAACGTTAGTGATTGTGTAACAAAAATTCTGAATTATTAACTGTTTGCTCTAAATTATAGTCTAATAATAACGATCTTAGTTTCTTctctgatttttttattttcgaTAGAATCGTTCTTGTGGTTATTTTGAATGGGAAGATGAAATCTCATTGAATAGTGATTTGGTTACAACTAAAGATGTAACATCATCTTGGGAAGTGATTAAAAATGATATGGATAAATTGAAAGAAGAATTAATTGACATGGAGGCTCTACACAAAGCTGAAGCTGCAAAAGTAATGAAATTGGAAGAGAAGGTTTTGAAGACAAGGATGATGTTTATGATCTCATAGGCACTTTTTGTTGGATTTGTTGCGGCATCGATGATGAAGTGAATGTTGGTGAATCTTGTTGATGATACTAATGAATATGTTTTGTTGTCAGTTTTATTATCATTTGAAATTGGAAGAGAAGGTGTTATGTATGTTGTTTTAAACTATTTATATTAGAGCTTGTAATCTTAGTTAATGTAATTCCAATATATTAGTTATCAAGAATTAGTTGATGTAATTCCAGTTTATGAGCTTGTAACTGTTTACATTAGAGCTTATATTAGTTAATGTAATCTTAGAAGTTGCCAGTTCTTTTGTGATGAATTTTCTGTATTATTAGTTGATGTGATGGGTTGATGAACATAGCAGTTATGTCAAAAATATATGGACAGTTTCACaatattttggtccaaaatctGGATAGTTTCACAACATCAGTTATGTCATTTCACAAAATAACTTTTAAACAAAATTTGGGTAGCATCTATAACTCATAAACGAACACTTAAACAAATCATAAACTCTCATTTCATTCATCACAAGGGGATGTCATATTATCACCCCAAAAACCTATATAAACAAGTGACAACATGACATCAAGTTTCTCCAACTAAACATTCAAACTACATTAAACCACAAACAAGGAGATGTCACATTATCACCCCAAAAACTTTCACAACTAGGTGATAACATGACATCCGAGTGAACAGGTCACTAACTAAATAGCCACACAAGTTTAACAAGTTTACTTGGCTAATAGTAATTATATCACAACCAAAaatatacaacaataatagagtTTAGTTGATCTACATTCCAGAACACCAGAACAACAGGtctttaagtctgtttcttccCATTATCCTTCTTTGCTTTCAACTTGGCCAATCTTTGCTTGTTAAGTTGGTTACCAGTAATAGAATTTTTTTCCCTTCCATTGCAGCTTCTTTGGTGAGAATGGTAGGTTTGATGGCTCAGTCACACCACTGGCATCATCAACAAATCCGATTGTCCTTATTCCAATTGCTGTACTTTGTAGTTGCCTCAATTGTAGCCTAGTCTTTACCTCAGAGATACTTCTTGGCCTTATAGCTATTTCAGGCTCAGGGTCAAAGCATGGGTAGTCAAAGTCTGGAAAGGCACTGCAGCTTGGCTCTTTCCTGTGCACTGAAGGGGTTGGCATAAACAACATATTGCTAGATTGGCTTGTTTGAGTAGGCTAACTTGGCTGAGGGGCTGACAAAGGAATTTCCTCATCAATGGCTTCTTGTGGAACTGGTACAGGAGAGGAAAATTTGTTTGTTTATCATCAGCTTCATCAAGTAAAGTTCTCTTCCTCTTTGTCTGCTTTCCCTTCTTCTTTCCTCCAATGGGCTGTTTTCCTTTAGAATGTTGTTAGTAAGACAGAAAGTGGTTAGATGTTGAAACAGAAAGAATGATAGAAAAAGTTATGGTTTTAATTACCTTTGCACACCCTCTAGCATTGTGTCCATGTTCACCACAATTGTTACATGTCATTACCCTCCCTTTCCTTGACTGAGACCATTGTCCTTTCCTATtaagttcctcatttttttcttttgttctcttAACCTTTGGTCTCCCAGTCATCTTTACCAAAGGTGGTGGAGCCATGTATTGTGAAGGGTCAATTTTTCAGAACTTTTCTCCTCTTACTAGTTATAACTTATGTGAATAAATTTGGAGATAATTCTCTTTGGTAAGGTACCAATGAATCTGACTTAGAGGGTCCACTTTCTTGTGCAATAATGCACATATTGGATGAGGACATGGAATGCCACAAAGATCTCATACCCTGCAGGTACATTTCTTTAATCTCAAATTCACAATGTGtctgtcactactttcagtcacCTCATATCCATGGTCTGCACTGCCATTAACATGACACTTCAATGTAATCCTCATGAATTGGTTGTACAACTCCATGGTTTTAGGACTGTATTCGTTTCCCTATTACATAACATCATCTTCATGTTCAGTAATCATATTCATCACCTTGATTCTAATATCCTCAAGCATCTTAATGATTGGTTTGTGCCTTGCTTGCAAAATCCATGCATTGAATGACTCAGTCAAGTTGTTGTCTACAGACTGGTTCTTGCAAACAATATCAAAGAATGCCCTACTCCAACATTTTGGTGGATACTTCAGCAAATCCTCCACAGCTTCCTTTCGAACATCATCTACTTGACCCATATTCTTTATCTGATCTTTGAAGTCCTCTTCATAAGTTGTGATGACCCCACCAAAGCAATTTTTTGAACTCACCAGAGCCCCATCTCTTACACCAATTTGTTTCTATATGTCTTACACAAAATTTAAAGTGTGACTCTGGAAGAACAGTTTGGATTGAGTCAATCAACCCCtacaaaaatcagtaaataacatCAGATAACAATACAAATAAACCaacaaaataattgaaaataacAGTACAAATAAAGAGTACATACCCTCTGCATATCTGACATAAGTGTGATCCCTTCACCCATTTTGAGGTCTAGTGAAGCCTGTAGGTGACCTAAGAACCACTTCCAAGTAAGTTTTGTTTCTTTGTCAATAATAGCCCAAGCCAATGGATAAAAATGATTGGTAGAATCTTGACTAACAGCCGACCTTTAGCCTTCCCTTTCAAAAATGTTCCATCCAATCCAATGAAAGGTCTCAAGCCACTCTTAAACATAGACTTCATTGCCTGAAAACAAATATACatccttaaaaacctcattttccCTTCTTCAAGAGCATCTTTTGATAAGTTAATTATCACATCACTCCCAGGATTGGTAAGTTTCAATTCATTGGCATAGGCAACAAGCTTATTATATTCATCTATAAAACTACCTTCAAGTTtctccaaaattattttctttgccCTTTTGCACTTAGATTCACTAACATTTAAATTAAATGCAGCTTTCAAGCTTGCCCTCATCTCTCTAACCTTAATTTGGGGTTATCTTGCAAGTCTTTTTAAAAGTAATCAGCTATTGTATTTGTATCCTCTTTAATTTTCAAATGCAGGTTCACATGTGTGCACAGGCTCTAAAGTCTTGAAATTAACCTCACCCCTTGAAGAATCCTTAGATATATGGCAAACAAAGGGGCAGTCACCAACACAAATATACCTAAGCCTTATTGGGTCACTTTTAACTTGTTGCAAGTCATACCCATTTGCAAGAGAATACATGTTGATCACTTTCCTAGCTTCAGGTATATCTTTAAATGTCATTGACCTATCTTACTCTTTATAGTCAGTTAACTTATCATTGATGACCCTCCTCTTTTGTAAAAAAAAGATGCTCCAAATCATCAGAACTTAATTCAGGAGAATCAGAATCAGTAGCAGAATCATTTTCCTCACTATCATTATCACTACAATCAGTAGTAGCTTCAACTTCTACTGTGTGTGACTCACTGTGAGTGACTATATTAGGTACATCAATTTCTGGTTCACACTCTTCTACAACAAACAAATTAATAACATTACATTGTTCATTAACAAAGTCCGATAGAGTCCTAATCCCAACAATCTAATCTATTTCACAATATTTAACAGCAGGACCCTTTACTATTAATTGTTGCACCCCTATATAACCAAACTTGATATCAAATTCATCAACTAAATCAGCATAAGAGAGTAAGTCAGAGTCAAAACCTTTATTGATGTGCACATACTTCTCTTTATATATCAGGCGTGGCTTACTACTCCATTCCCCACCATGATGAAAAACTAACTCAACTAGCACCATCTATAAAAGGCTTCATAGTAACCATAAATAAAGTTATTACAGCCTACCATAgtaaatgcataagaagtaacaAAGACAAGAGGtacagaaataataaataaacatgtAAGGGAAAGCTTGAATAAACAAACAGTTTGATaaataaagagaataagaaaaaggtACAGAGGTAGatgaataaaaaaacaaaattgaaTGAGGTACTATGATAAAGAGACGGACACAAGCATGCATATGGGGGACCACATAATAAAGTATCAAACTTAGCGTCCTACCACAATAAAATAAGGACAAAACATATATGTAAGAGACCCACATGAGCATCATCTTCAAAGTAAATGCAGGTAAAACAGGGGACCAAATAACAACAAGTCAGCTATTAACAAATAGCTCAAATCCTTTTTCAGTTAAAAAACCCTAATTGACCCATCTTTAAAAAACAAAAGGGACCACACATACTTGAAATCCTAAACAAGAGAAATGTCTTCTAAAATAAGTACTAAATAACATCAATTCCACCAATATACCCTAACCGACCAGTAGAATCAGATAAATAATTAGGGTATAAAGGTAAAAGTCACATGCAAACACAAACAACGACAAAAATCCAGTCAATATCTGAGACAAGAAACACCCTAAATGACAAATCACATATCTGAGACAAGAAAAACCCTAAACCACGAAGCATAGTCTAAAAATCCTAACTTTAACATAAAAGAAATGCGAACCCTAAGACAAAAATACTTCATTTATAAACAACAAGCATATGAAACTAGTAGAAAAGTTCAGATTTTGGGGGAAAATCGTACCTTGGACAACATTAAACACTGAAAAAAGAGGATTTTCTTTTGAACCTTCCACACTCTTTTCTCTCGTTTCTATCGAACGGATGCAGACCAAATAACACTCTTTGCTAATTTGGACGAGTCTATCTTATTTATTTAGTGGGAAAACAGGTCACGGGTGGAAACGGGTATGAAATGGGTGTTATGGGGTTTTAATTTGGTGGGACCGCTGACATGGAAGCTGACATGGCAGCTGACTTGGATAAAATTCATATGGTCAGCTGCCACAGTGTCAAAACGTTAGGGTTAGGGGTATTTTTTCAAACTTCATTAACGGTAGGGACGAGAATGACCGAAAAGTGTAACGGGTGGCACAAGCAACCAATAAACAATAGTAGAGGGGGAGTTTTGAATCTTTTCCcttaaaaaaaagtaaagtaaGGTACAAAAATGGCATGGTATGACAACAAATAAAGAAATTTGGcaatattttatctttatattaggTTTGGCAAAGATAACCCCAAAAAATTGGCATCAAATAGCCAAATTTTAAATAATCTTAGTTTCTTATCATTCTCTCTCCCTGTATTTCTTCTCCAagtttcttcttcaatttttttttcttcttcttcaatttaacaAATTTGAGTCTTCAATCTGGATTTGGAAGGGCATGTAttctttgatattgtttgaaaaGTTGTAATGGTTGAAGAATGCATTTTTCTAAGAAGTTTAGATCTTCTCATCACAACGGCAATTCTGTACAAAGATTTGTTTTTTATCTAGTTTTCTTTCTTGTCTTCATCCGATTATTGCTTTGTTCAATTTAATTTGTATCCCTTTGGCAGACTCCAATTTCTTCTTAACTGTCAAAAAGAAAATATGTGTGTTTGCAGTGGTGTACATTTATGTATATCAACATGTATACTTATGTGTATATCATGTTGTATATCGTGATATACATTGTTAGATAAGGGAATAAAAGGTTAAATCGGAATCAAATCGTCCTAACTAATTTTAAAAGAGAGAAATTAAATCTGAATAAacttatttcaatttttttattgatcaaagaaggaattttttttttgatataaCAGGTTTAGAGCAAGTTTTACAATATAACAATAATAAGTATAATTATAGGAGCAAATATCATTTTGAtatataaagaaagaaaataaatttttgatatacATTTGATGTGTTATACACCGCGATatacaaataacataattatttttattgtgATATACATTGACAAAAAGGCAACAATAAATGTTAAATAACTATATTTCATATTTTAGATatataaagaaggaaaataaaattttgatatacATGTTGATAtacaaaggaagaagaaaaagttgTGATATACACATTATTGTTGTGATATACATTATTGGCTATTTGATGTCAATATCTATAACTAGGATTATCTTTTGCTAATTATGTGAATACGTTGTCTCACCATGCCAAAATCCCTTGTTTAAACCGggtaataaaagtaaaatatgGCTATTTAAAGTTTTTATCTTATATGGGTTACTATTTCAGTTAATGTTCAAATTATACTGTGTAGAGGCCCAATAGAGAAGGCACAATAAACCCAAATCGGGGTAGGGGGCTTTACGTTTGTAACgaaccggccggtcgttttaagaattaatgcctcgatcccctattaactgtttttcccgtgtttgtttctgctgttGTGAGTTGTCAGGggaattatttggagtttcggagagttttgggacacttagtccctaaatgagagcttaagttttggagatttgattgtagtcggaacagtatgaagacggcctcggaatggaattctgatggtttcgttagctctattgggtgatttcaggtttaggagcgtgttcggatggtgttttggaggcccgtagctaatttaggcttgaaatgccgaaagtcgaattttgaagtttctggttcgatagtgagaatttgatccgagggtcagaatggaatttcagaagttggaatagcttTGTAGTGtcgaatgtgatgtgtgtgcaaaatttcaggtaattcggacgaggtttgatagactttttgatcgaaagcgtaaattgagagtttttggagttcttaggcttgaattcgtggttaattcgatgtttcgatgttgttttaggtgttttgaggattggtataagttttgaTAGTGGTACAggacttgtttgtatttttggttgaaatcccgggggcctcggagtgatttcggagggttgtcggaagaattggaagtggtttgaagcagctgaagctgctgatctttgtcataactgcacctgtggttgggtcccgcaggtgcggaacctcaGAAGAGGCGGAGTCATCGCAAAAGCGGAAAGGGGAGATGCCATCAGGGACCACAAAATCGGGAGCTTACCGAAGAAGCGGCACCGCATCTGCGTAAGggtaaccgcaggtgcggaagctgggcTTTAAGTGAAatttcgcagatgcgaccatGTCCTCATGAAActgggaccgcaagtgcggtccCAGAGCTGCTGAAGCGGATTAACTggacagaacatataaatagttgccttcgtgaaatttgagttattttcacctcttttcaaacgggaagaagccttggggagcattttcaaaggagattttcagaggaattcaTTGGCGTAAGGTATTTGGTCCTTAAACAcgttattggagtgatttttatcattatagtcatgaaaatttaagaaaaatcagtggtaattgggggttagagcttgattaattagagacctttgagtgatgatttgaggggccatttgaggtcctattttggtacttttggcatgaatgaactcgtgagagtatgaggattctggaaatataaattttacccgattccaagacgtgggccggaggggcattttggttattttacttagttttacgtattagcttagaatttaattgtagaattagatacttgaaatgttatttacattatgcaattgaattgaatagatttgggctatttggagtcgagtactcatggcaagagcgtggtttcgggttgattttgagctggttcgaggtaaatagcttgcctaaccttgtgtgggggaccttccccttaggatttgaccttgttgataattgaaatgccatgtacgtgaggtgacgagtgtgtacttgtgctaattgttgaaaaatccggttttcattatgtaattactagtatgtttcctttcctgtttattaCTTGctatttaagcctgttgttagcttagaaaagaatgcctaattaaattaattgtcttacttgttcAAACTGTCTTATTTGGACTACATGCAGCATGCTAGGTAAGAATttcctgttttaccttggtatgggacttgaattgaactgtgtactctttttgttgttgttgtgtgtttacattgggactacaggacggtatcccgggagatccccttgtatgtttactttgggactacggaacggtattccgagagagccccctgcacatttacaatttaactacgggactgcacccggtagattttccctgtactgagtatttacatttgggactacggatcggtattccgggagatcccctcgcattatgaattggactacgagacggtatctcgggagatccactggatatttacatttgggactacaagactatatcctgggagatccttgGTTGTTATCCTTGTACTGAGCTGTATCTCTTTCCGTGTTTACTTTGCCTCAGTGTTAGATGTTGATGTCCTTATATATCCTGTGTTGCTTTACTGTTGTACTCATTTATACTGTCTTATTTTACACTGTGAATCTTATATTTTACTTctcctcagtagggccctgaccttcctcgtcactacccgaccgaggttaggcttggcacttactgagtaccgctgtggtgtactcatgccctttttgtgcatgtttttcatgtgcagaacCAGGTACTTCCACTtagacttatcacgcttgagacgaggcgcttgtagagacttcgaggtatatctttcgcgtccgcagaccgaagagtccctttctactctccttttaagtattagcccttctgtatttcttttctttgttagatattctagagttagacactgtagacattcaaaagcttgtgtttcatgagattctgggttttgggaaatgttgttagtttcgagagttgttattgtatGTGCCGAGCGACAccttaaacactgttttattttACTAATTCAGTTTTTAgttatttcttccgcaatttttgtttatttttcgcattgttaggcttacctagtcgtagagattaggtgccatctcgatggttcacggagggcgaactggtgtcatgaaaagttggtatcagagctctaagttcataggagtcatgaatcacaagtcggtttattagagtctcgcaaattggtatggagatgtctgtacttatctacgagaggctatgtaactgttaggaaaattccacttcatttgatttccttgtcgtgcgaagaTTTTTGATATcccaattctaaacttctgtcttctattccctcacagatggtgagggcaCGTGCTACCCGAAATGATCAGGcccccgcgccccctactgcagccgtcagaggccggggccggcGTAGAG is from Nicotiana tabacum cultivar K326 chromosome 18, ASM71507v2, whole genome shotgun sequence and encodes:
- the LOC107822141 gene encoding uncharacterized protein LOC107822141; this encodes MTFKDIPEARKVINMYSLANGYDLQQVKSDPIRLRYICVGDCPFVCHISKDSSRGEVREMRASLKAAFNLNVSESKCKRAKKIILEKLEGSFIDEYNKLVAYANELKLTNPGSDVIINLSKDALEEGKMRFLRMYICFQAMKSMFKSGLRPFIGLDGTFLKGKAKGHLQASLDLKMGEGITLMSDMQRKQIGVRDGALVSSKNCFGGVITTYEEDFKDQIKNMGQVDDVRKEAVEDLLKYPPKCWSRAFFDIVCKNQSVDNNLTESFNAWILQARHKPIIKMLEDIRIKVMNMITEHEDDVM